In a genomic window of Corynebacterium coyleae:
- the purM gene encoding phosphoribosylformylglycinamidine cyclo-ligase: protein MTTEQTPVSYEAAGVSIEAGDKAVELFAPHAKRATRPEVRGSLGGFAGLFALGKYKEPLLAAGSDGVGTKLAIAQAMDKHDTIGIDLVAMCVDDLVVCGAEPLFLQDYIAIGKVVPEKVAEIVGGIAEGCVQAGCALLGGETAEHPGVMEPDDYDVSATAVGVVEASELLGPEKVREGDIIIGMASSGLHSNGYSLARHVLLERAGLPLDAEMEELGRTLGEELLEPTRIYALDCLELAAECEVRTFCHVTGGGLAGNMERIIPEGLVAEMHRNTWTPGPIFRTIKSVGQVPDEEMEKTFNMGVGMTAVVAEEDRDRALAILAARHVDAWVLGEVRAASEGDEKRAVLTGSHPQY from the coding sequence ATGACCACTGAGCAGACCCCAGTTTCCTACGAGGCCGCCGGCGTATCCATCGAGGCCGGCGATAAGGCCGTCGAACTGTTCGCCCCGCACGCCAAGCGCGCCACCCGTCCTGAGGTTCGTGGCAGCCTCGGCGGCTTCGCCGGCCTGTTCGCGCTGGGCAAGTACAAGGAGCCACTGCTGGCAGCAGGCTCTGACGGCGTGGGCACCAAGCTGGCCATTGCGCAGGCGATGGACAAGCACGACACCATCGGTATCGACCTCGTCGCAATGTGCGTAGACGATCTTGTCGTCTGTGGTGCCGAGCCGCTGTTCCTGCAGGACTACATCGCTATTGGCAAGGTCGTGCCGGAGAAGGTCGCTGAAATCGTCGGCGGCATCGCCGAGGGATGCGTCCAGGCTGGCTGTGCGCTGCTCGGCGGCGAGACCGCTGAACACCCCGGCGTGATGGAGCCGGACGATTACGACGTCTCCGCAACCGCAGTCGGTGTCGTTGAGGCCTCGGAACTGCTTGGTCCTGAAAAGGTCCGCGAGGGCGACATCATCATCGGTATGGCATCGTCTGGCCTGCACTCCAATGGCTACTCCCTGGCCCGCCACGTGCTTCTCGAGCGCGCCGGCCTGCCCCTGGACGCCGAGATGGAAGAGCTGGGCCGCACGCTCGGCGAGGAACTTCTCGAGCCAACCCGCATCTACGCACTCGACTGCCTAGAACTGGCCGCCGAGTGCGAGGTCCGCACGTTCTGCCACGTCACCGGCGGTGGCCTGGCAGGCAACATGGAACGCATCATTCCTGAGGGCCTTGTCGCAGAGATGCACCGCAACACCTGGACCCCAGGTCCGATCTTCCGCACCATCAAGTCCGTCGGCCAGGTCCCGGACGAGGAGATGGAGAAGACCTTCAACATGGGCGTCGGCATGACCGCCGTCGTTGCCGAGGAAGACCGCGATCGCGCCCTGGCCATCCTGGCTGCCCGCCACGTCGATGCGTGGGTGCTCGGCGAGGTCCGCGCCGCCAGCGAAGGCGACGAGAAACGCGCCGTGCTGACAGGCTCCCACCCGCAGTACTAA
- the purF gene encoding amidophosphoribosyltransferase, with protein sequence MFVVHTKSPTGKTNFENNDEPRDECGVFGVWAPGEDVSKLTYFGLFALQHRGQEGAGIAVGDKDNVVVFKDTGLVSQVFDEPVLEALQGDVAIGHTRYSTAGGNSWENVQPMFRTSPNGTDIALAHNGNLVNFKELEEEAIERKLIPASGVDGQGSSSDTAVVSALLADLVTEDKTLLDAARELLPRVEGAFCFMVTDGQTLYAARDPHGVRPLSLGRLDGGWVIASETCALDIVGASFVRDIEPGELVAIDNAGVHSERFAETPKAHCVFEYVYVARPDSIIDGQTVNLSRIEIGRRLARVTPVDGDLVMPVPESGTPAAIGYAEESGIPFKQGLMKNAYVGRTFIQPSDTLRQLGLRLKLNPVREVIEGKKLIVVDDSIVRGNTQRKLIRMLREAGAAEVHVRIASPPVKWPCFYGIDFASPGELIANHGRTDSDEAIAESIRTMIGADSLAFVPIDDMIASTNQHEDNLCAACFTGKYPLGLPDGNPNADLVRRIQKGAEA encoded by the coding sequence GTGTTTGTCGTGCATACGAAGAGCCCCACGGGGAAGACCAACTTCGAGAACAACGACGAACCACGCGACGAATGTGGCGTGTTCGGTGTCTGGGCACCGGGCGAGGACGTGTCCAAGCTGACCTATTTCGGCTTGTTCGCGCTGCAGCACCGCGGCCAGGAAGGCGCCGGCATTGCCGTAGGCGACAAGGACAACGTCGTGGTGTTTAAAGACACCGGCCTGGTCAGCCAGGTCTTTGACGAACCTGTCCTGGAGGCGTTGCAGGGCGATGTGGCGATCGGCCACACCCGCTACTCCACAGCTGGCGGGAACTCCTGGGAAAACGTCCAGCCGATGTTCCGCACCTCGCCCAATGGCACCGACATTGCGTTGGCGCACAACGGCAACCTGGTGAACTTCAAGGAACTCGAAGAAGAAGCGATCGAGCGCAAGCTCATCCCCGCTTCGGGCGTGGACGGACAGGGCTCGTCCTCAGACACCGCTGTGGTGTCTGCGTTGCTGGCGGATCTGGTTACTGAGGACAAGACGCTTCTCGACGCCGCACGGGAACTCCTCCCACGCGTCGAAGGCGCATTCTGCTTCATGGTCACCGACGGCCAGACCCTCTACGCCGCGCGCGACCCGCACGGCGTGCGCCCGCTGTCGCTGGGCCGCCTCGACGGCGGTTGGGTGATCGCCTCCGAGACGTGTGCGTTGGACATCGTCGGCGCCTCGTTCGTGCGCGATATCGAGCCGGGCGAGCTTGTGGCGATTGATAACGCGGGCGTCCACTCCGAACGCTTCGCCGAGACCCCGAAGGCGCACTGCGTGTTCGAGTACGTCTACGTCGCCCGCCCCGACTCCATCATCGACGGCCAGACCGTCAACCTGTCGCGCATCGAGATCGGCCGCCGTCTCGCCCGCGTCACCCCGGTGGACGGCGACCTGGTGATGCCGGTGCCCGAATCCGGCACCCCCGCCGCCATCGGCTACGCGGAAGAGTCCGGCATCCCGTTCAAGCAGGGCCTGATGAAGAACGCCTATGTCGGCCGCACCTTCATTCAGCCGTCGGACACCCTGCGTCAGCTGGGCCTGCGCCTGAAGCTGAACCCGGTGCGCGAAGTCATCGAGGGCAAGAAGCTCATCGTTGTCGACGACTCCATCGTGCGCGGCAACACCCAGCGCAAACTCATCCGCATGCTGCGCGAAGCCGGCGCCGCCGAGGTGCACGTGCGTATCGCGTCGCCGCCGGTGAAGTGGCCGTGCTTCTACGGCATCGATTTCGCAAGCCCCGGCGAACTCATCGCCAACCACGGCCGTACTGATTCCGATGAGGCGATCGCGGAGTCGATCCGCACCATGATCGGGGCGGACTCGCTCGCGTTCGTGCCTATCGACGACATGATCGCCTCCACGAACCAACACGAAGACAACCTTTGTGCCGCCTGCTTTACAGGCAAATACCCCCTGGGGCTGCCCGACGGTAACCCCAACGCCGACCTTGTCCGACGCATCCAGAAAGGTGCTGAAGCCTAA
- a CDS encoding sterol carrier family protein: protein MMQKQDPILTRQAVDAVKAWIEGDEESSRSEIANACRRTARTLAEELPGHSVELRVPPFVAVQCVEGPRHTRGTPPNVVEMDPRTWMRLATGLTTFEEELAQGNVDASGSRAGEIAAGLPVIALR from the coding sequence ATGATGCAAAAGCAGGACCCGATACTGACACGCCAGGCCGTCGATGCGGTCAAAGCATGGATTGAGGGGGACGAGGAGTCGTCGAGAAGCGAGATTGCAAATGCTTGTCGACGAACCGCGCGCACCCTCGCCGAAGAACTCCCCGGCCACTCCGTGGAACTGCGCGTGCCCCCATTTGTGGCCGTGCAATGCGTCGAAGGCCCACGCCACACCCGCGGCACGCCGCCAAACGTGGTGGAGATGGATCCCCGCACCTGGATGCGACTGGCCACTGGTTTAACCACCTTCGAGGAAGAACTCGCGCAAGGCAACGTGGATGCTTCCGGATCGCGTGCAGGCGAGATCGCGGCGGGTCTTCCAGTAATTGCCCTCCGCTGA
- a CDS encoding acyl-CoA thioesterase yields MPNSHVVATERSPRVTLRFMASPTDVLHYGAQGVSGGRVLEWIDKAAYACAAQWSATYCVTAYVGHIHFTRPIPSGHIVEVRSRIAMTGRSSMHIVNEVLSADPREGVFTRACDCLVIFVAKDPDTGKSMPVPTFVPTNAEERRVAEAAKSRIDLRKAIEAEMESQTYTDDSTAQRIVHRFMAKPTDVNWGGNVHGGTAMEWIDEAGTACTMEWSGERTVAVYAGGIRFYHPVHIGDLIEVDARITRTDARSIHTSVHLRAGDPRGGRDNLKDAIHATFTYIGMDIDGTPLPARKFTPVTDEDKRLWDHTQTLKDLRAQYEPVPIVEQAPAMQRTD; encoded by the coding sequence ATGCCCAATTCCCATGTAGTTGCTACCGAACGCTCCCCTCGCGTCACCCTGCGGTTTATGGCCTCCCCCACCGATGTGCTCCACTACGGCGCACAGGGTGTCTCCGGTGGTCGCGTGCTGGAGTGGATCGATAAGGCCGCCTACGCGTGCGCCGCCCAGTGGTCCGCCACCTACTGTGTGACCGCGTATGTGGGCCACATTCACTTCACCCGCCCGATCCCTTCGGGCCACATTGTGGAGGTGCGCTCGCGCATCGCCATGACGGGGCGATCCTCGATGCACATTGTCAACGAGGTGCTTTCCGCCGACCCGCGCGAGGGCGTGTTCACCCGCGCCTGCGACTGCCTGGTCATTTTCGTGGCAAAGGATCCGGACACGGGCAAGTCCATGCCTGTGCCGACATTCGTTCCGACCAACGCCGAGGAGCGCCGCGTGGCCGAGGCCGCGAAGTCGCGCATCGACCTGCGCAAGGCCATTGAGGCGGAGATGGAGTCGCAGACATACACCGACGACTCCACGGCGCAGCGCATCGTGCACCGCTTCATGGCGAAACCAACCGATGTGAACTGGGGCGGCAACGTCCACGGTGGCACCGCCATGGAATGGATCGATGAGGCCGGCACGGCCTGCACCATGGAGTGGTCTGGCGAGCGCACCGTCGCCGTCTACGCGGGTGGTATTCGCTTCTACCACCCGGTGCACATCGGCGACCTGATTGAGGTGGATGCGCGCATCACCCGTACGGACGCGCGTTCCATTCACACCTCAGTGCACCTGCGCGCGGGCGACCCGCGTGGTGGCCGCGACAACTTGAAGGATGCGATCCACGCGACGTTTACCTACATCGGCATGGATATCGACGGCACCCCGCTGCCGGCACGTAAGTTCACGCCGGTTACGGATGAGGACAAGCGCCTCTGGGATCACACGCAGACGCTGAAAGACCTGCGCGCACAATATGAGCCGGTGCCCATTGTGGAACAGGCACCGGCTATGCAGCGGACGGACTAG
- the purL gene encoding phosphoribosylformylglycinamidine synthase subunit PurL gives MTVHNDTVENAVDTPDLEQPYAELGLQDDEYAKIKAILGRRPTDAELTLYSVMWSEHCSYKSSKTHLRYFGQTMTEEMEKKILAGIGENAGVVDIGDGDAVTFRVESHNHPSFVEPYQGAATGVGGIVRDIMAMGARPIAVMDQLRFGPIDAEDTKRVLPGVVHGIGGYGNCLGLPNIGGETVFDAAYAGNPLVNALCVGTLKVEDLHLAFASGTGNKVILFGSRTGLDGIGGVSVLGSATFEEGEERKLPAVQVGDPFAEKVLIECCLELYAAGVVEGIQDLGGGGLSCATSELAASGDGGMTVNLDNVPLRAENMSAAEILASESQERMCAVVAPEDVDKFMEICAKWDVLASVIGEVTSDKDRLQVFHNGELVVDAPPSTIDEGPVYERPYARPAWLDEVQGGGVVDKQATIKDTWLKMVASPALCSRDFITEQYDRYVRGNTVQAKYANSGVLRINEETNRGVAISADASGRYTYLDPNMGARLALAEAYRNVAVTGATPFAVTNCLNFGSPENPDVMWQFREAVHGLADGSAELEIPVSGGNVSFYNQTGETPILPTPVVGVLGVIEDVAQAIPHALPADEEDYTLVLLGETKDEFGGSVWQDISGAGLSGLPPQVDLANEERLAQFLGGNAAGVAAAHDLSEGGLSQAVFEMLLGSKKGAELNLEGVHEDAFTALFSESASRVLVAVSRDRAEAAVERATAAGIPVAVLGDTTGDGVLRVAGEEISVQELADAWAATMPSHFAAATAPNAAV, from the coding sequence ATGACTGTGCACAACGACACTGTTGAAAACGCCGTCGACACCCCTGACCTTGAGCAGCCGTACGCGGAACTCGGGTTGCAGGATGACGAATACGCGAAGATCAAGGCCATCCTGGGCCGCCGCCCGACGGACGCAGAGCTCACGCTCTACTCCGTGATGTGGTCGGAGCACTGCTCCTACAAGTCCTCCAAGACCCACCTGCGCTACTTCGGTCAGACCATGACCGAGGAGATGGAAAAGAAGATCCTCGCCGGCATCGGCGAGAACGCCGGCGTGGTGGACATCGGAGACGGCGACGCCGTGACTTTCCGTGTGGAAAGCCACAACCACCCGTCCTTCGTCGAGCCCTACCAGGGCGCGGCCACCGGCGTTGGCGGCATCGTCCGCGACATCATGGCCATGGGTGCCCGTCCGATCGCTGTGATGGACCAGCTCCGCTTCGGCCCGATCGACGCCGAGGACACCAAGCGTGTCCTGCCGGGCGTGGTCCACGGCATCGGCGGATACGGCAACTGCCTGGGCCTGCCGAACATCGGCGGCGAGACCGTCTTCGACGCCGCATACGCCGGCAACCCACTGGTCAACGCCCTGTGTGTGGGCACCCTGAAGGTGGAGGACCTCCACCTCGCGTTCGCGTCCGGTACCGGCAACAAGGTCATCCTGTTCGGCTCCCGCACCGGCCTCGACGGCATCGGCGGCGTGTCCGTGCTGGGCTCCGCTACCTTCGAGGAAGGCGAAGAGCGCAAGCTCCCAGCAGTCCAGGTGGGCGACCCGTTCGCAGAGAAGGTGCTCATCGAGTGCTGCCTCGAGCTCTACGCCGCAGGTGTGGTCGAAGGCATTCAGGACCTCGGCGGCGGTGGCCTGTCGTGTGCCACCTCCGAGCTGGCTGCATCCGGCGACGGCGGCATGACCGTCAACCTGGACAACGTGCCGCTGCGCGCTGAGAACATGTCCGCCGCAGAGATCCTCGCCTCCGAATCCCAGGAGCGCATGTGCGCCGTGGTGGCTCCGGAGGACGTGGATAAGTTCATGGAAATCTGCGCCAAGTGGGACGTGCTGGCCTCCGTCATCGGCGAGGTCACCTCCGACAAGGACCGCCTGCAGGTATTCCACAACGGTGAACTCGTGGTGGACGCGCCGCCGTCAACGATTGACGAGGGCCCGGTCTACGAACGCCCGTACGCACGTCCGGCGTGGCTGGATGAGGTGCAGGGCGGTGGTGTCGTCGATAAGCAGGCAACCATCAAGGACACCTGGCTGAAGATGGTCGCCTCCCCGGCGCTGTGCTCGCGCGACTTCATCACCGAACAGTACGACCGCTACGTGCGCGGCAACACCGTGCAGGCCAAGTACGCCAACTCCGGTGTGCTGCGTATCAACGAGGAGACCAACCGCGGCGTTGCTATCTCCGCCGACGCATCGGGCCGCTACACCTACCTGGACCCGAACATGGGCGCACGCCTGGCACTGGCAGAGGCCTACCGCAACGTCGCCGTCACCGGCGCCACCCCGTTCGCAGTAACCAACTGCCTGAACTTCGGCTCCCCGGAGAACCCGGACGTGATGTGGCAGTTCCGCGAAGCAGTCCACGGCCTGGCAGACGGCTCCGCCGAACTGGAAATCCCGGTCTCCGGCGGCAACGTCTCCTTCTACAACCAGACCGGCGAGACCCCGATCCTGCCGACCCCGGTTGTTGGTGTGCTCGGTGTCATCGAGGACGTTGCCCAGGCAATCCCGCACGCCCTGCCCGCAGATGAGGAGGACTACACCCTGGTCCTGCTCGGCGAAACCAAGGACGAGTTCGGCGGTTCCGTGTGGCAGGACATCTCCGGCGCTGGCCTGTCGGGCCTTCCGCCGCAGGTGGACCTTGCTAACGAGGAGCGCCTCGCGCAGTTCCTCGGCGGCAACGCAGCCGGTGTAGCAGCAGCACACGACCTGTCCGAGGGCGGCCTGTCCCAGGCTGTGTTCGAGATGCTGCTCGGCTCCAAGAAGGGCGCTGAGTTGAACCTCGAAGGCGTCCACGAGGACGCGTTTACCGCGCTGTTCTCCGAGTCCGCATCCCGCGTGCTCGTAGCAGTCTCCCGCGACCGCGCAGAAGCAGCGGTCGAGCGTGCTACCGCGGCCGGCATCCCGGTCGCAGTGCTTGGCGACACGACTGGCGACGGTGTCCTGCGCGTCGCCGGCGAAGAAATCTCCGTGCAGGAGCTTGCCGATGCATGGGCTGCGACCATGCCGTCGCACTTCGCAGCCGCAACCGCGCCGAACGCGGCCGTCTAG
- the purQ gene encoding phosphoribosylformylglycinamidine synthase subunit PurQ → MSATIGVITFPGTLDDVDALRAVRLAGAEPKQLWHADNDLTGVDAVVVPGGFSYGDYLRSGAIAAQAPMMGAVVEAAKKGMPVLGICNGFQILTEAGLLPGALTRNQGLNFHCVDTYLEVANTDTAWTSQLGERIYVPAKHGEGRFQASPETIEALEKEGRVVFRYTDNFNGSINAIAGVTNETGRVVGLMPHPEHAIETLTGPSTDGLGLFTSAIDAISKIGA, encoded by the coding sequence ATGAGCGCAACTATCGGAGTCATTACTTTTCCCGGCACCCTCGACGACGTTGACGCGCTGCGCGCCGTCCGCCTCGCCGGTGCCGAGCCGAAGCAACTCTGGCACGCCGACAACGACCTGACTGGCGTCGACGCCGTTGTCGTCCCGGGTGGCTTCTCCTACGGCGACTACCTGCGCTCCGGCGCGATCGCCGCGCAGGCCCCGATGATGGGCGCTGTTGTGGAGGCCGCGAAGAAGGGTATGCCGGTCCTTGGCATCTGCAACGGCTTCCAGATCCTCACCGAAGCCGGCCTGCTGCCGGGCGCGCTGACCCGCAACCAGGGCCTGAACTTCCACTGCGTGGACACCTACCTCGAGGTAGCCAACACTGACACCGCATGGACCAGCCAGTTGGGCGAGCGCATCTACGTGCCCGCCAAGCACGGCGAAGGCCGCTTCCAGGCGTCCCCGGAAACCATCGAGGCGCTGGAGAAGGAAGGCCGCGTGGTCTTCCGCTACACCGACAATTTCAACGGCTCCATCAACGCAATCGCCGGCGTGACTAACGAAACCGGCCGCGTTGTGGGGCTCATGCCGCACCCGGAGCACGCGATTGAGACGCTCACCGGGCCGTCCACCGACGGGTTGGGCCTGTTCACTTCCGCCATCGACGCGATTTCGAAGATCGGAGCGTAA
- the purS gene encoding phosphoribosylformylglycinamidine synthase subunit PurS, with amino-acid sequence MARVVVNVMPKAEILDPQGQAVLRALGRIGVEGVTDVRQGKRFEIEVDDSVTDAELQRMAETLLTNTVIEDFEVVR; translated from the coding sequence ATGGCACGAGTCGTCGTCAATGTCATGCCCAAGGCCGAAATTCTTGACCCCCAAGGTCAGGCGGTGCTGCGCGCACTGGGCCGCATCGGTGTCGAGGGGGTGACCGACGTCCGCCAAGGCAAGCGATTCGAGATCGAGGTGGACGACTCCGTCACCGACGCCGAGCTGCAGCGCATGGCGGAAACCCTCCTGACTAACACTGTGATTGAAGACTTCGAGGTTGTGCGATGA
- a CDS encoding ExeM/NucH family extracellular endonuclease, whose amino-acid sequence MFRARLLWLVLVSSLSIALVPHAEAVVINEVYGGGSNAQAPLNADFVELFNPTGQDVSIDGWELEQFSAKGNSGTVVELFGVVPAGGYYLISGVSGETGADLPSPDREAAFNFSATSAVAVLRNADGEVDRVAWGDTPPHLAEGAPGEKTTNQLSIQRVTDGADTDNNAADFRAGAPTPRNSGIAQADPRVLTIAEIQGTGATTPYESSTVITTGVVTAVYDEGGKRGFFMQTGGSGQPKQPGDASDGIFVFVGKQGRYPAHGDSVRVEGTAKEFYGQTQISASSISLLDDPLPAPTPIPLDALPAGDAAREPYEGMLVRPGAYTVTGNYNLSQYGTVGLAPGAEPHFWPTEKTRPDANQVARMSAQQAAEFVNLDDGRTRNYAKERDVPLPYISPTRSIRTFDTVAFQQDVVVGYNNGDWTFQPLRPITGQTRAEDLPITWDDSRAGILDAPAKVRGDLSIGFFNVMNYFTHFPDIDPEHGCTNCHLFRGAHDAQALALQEAKLVNAINQLDTAILGLSEVENTARTTGDAARRDETLQHLVDALNAAAGEDRWAVVSSPSELGTREDAIRVAFIYQPAKVRPVGQSRIFDDSTFTGIARQPLAQEFAPAAGGDHIVAVVNHFKSKGTVSRNDDATADGQGNNARLRADMSRTLLEHLDMQDDWHGLPTFLIGDFNAYSQEDAIAVLNDAGYATIPQERPSYQYDNKVGSLDHVLANDAAMDLVKDSLVWAINSDEPLIDEPGTPFRSSDHNPVKVGFDATSSQSLSYLRAGWIVGAVLLMALLAALVLRPKQIENSFQ is encoded by the coding sequence ATGTTTCGGGCTCGTCTGCTGTGGTTGGTGCTGGTGTCGTCGTTAAGCATCGCGCTTGTGCCACATGCTGAGGCGGTGGTGATCAACGAGGTCTACGGTGGCGGCAGCAATGCGCAGGCGCCACTGAACGCGGACTTTGTGGAACTGTTCAACCCCACCGGTCAGGACGTTTCAATCGACGGCTGGGAGCTGGAGCAGTTTTCCGCCAAGGGCAACTCCGGCACGGTGGTTGAGTTGTTCGGGGTGGTGCCGGCGGGTGGGTATTACCTGATCAGCGGGGTTTCCGGCGAGACGGGAGCCGATCTGCCGTCACCGGACCGTGAGGCGGCGTTTAACTTTTCTGCCACGAGTGCGGTTGCGGTGCTGCGCAACGCGGACGGCGAGGTAGACCGCGTGGCTTGGGGTGACACGCCACCCCATCTTGCAGAGGGAGCGCCCGGCGAGAAGACGACGAACCAACTGTCCATCCAGCGCGTCACCGATGGCGCGGATACTGACAACAACGCCGCCGATTTCCGTGCGGGTGCCCCCACTCCGCGCAATTCCGGCATCGCACAGGCAGACCCGCGTGTGCTGACCATCGCGGAGATCCAGGGCACCGGCGCGACCACGCCATATGAGTCATCGACCGTGATCACCACCGGCGTGGTCACGGCAGTCTACGACGAGGGCGGCAAGCGCGGCTTCTTCATGCAGACGGGCGGATCCGGCCAGCCGAAGCAGCCGGGGGACGCCTCGGACGGCATTTTCGTGTTCGTGGGCAAGCAGGGCCGCTATCCCGCCCACGGCGATTCGGTGCGAGTGGAAGGCACGGCGAAGGAGTTCTACGGCCAGACCCAGATTTCAGCGAGCAGCATCTCGCTTCTCGACGACCCCCTGCCCGCCCCAACGCCCATCCCCCTCGATGCCCTACCGGCGGGCGACGCGGCCCGCGAGCCCTACGAGGGCATGCTGGTCAGGCCCGGCGCCTACACCGTGACCGGCAATTACAACCTCAGCCAGTACGGCACCGTGGGCCTGGCGCCGGGCGCCGAGCCCCATTTCTGGCCCACGGAGAAGACCCGCCCCGACGCCAATCAGGTAGCGCGGATGAGCGCGCAGCAGGCGGCGGAGTTCGTCAACCTCGACGACGGACGCACCCGCAACTACGCCAAAGAACGCGACGTGCCACTGCCGTACATTTCCCCCACGAGGTCCATCCGCACATTCGACACCGTGGCCTTCCAACAAGATGTGGTGGTGGGCTACAACAACGGGGATTGGACGTTCCAGCCGTTGCGCCCAATCACCGGTCAAACCCGCGCCGAAGATCTACCGATCACCTGGGACGATTCCCGCGCAGGCATCCTCGATGCGCCAGCGAAGGTACGCGGGGATTTGTCCATCGGGTTTTTCAACGTGATGAATTACTTCACCCACTTCCCCGACATCGACCCGGAGCACGGCTGCACGAACTGCCACCTGTTCCGCGGCGCGCACGATGCGCAGGCCCTCGCGCTGCAAGAGGCGAAGCTGGTCAACGCGATCAACCAGCTCGATACTGCGATCCTCGGCCTGTCGGAGGTGGAGAACACCGCCCGCACCACAGGCGATGCCGCCCGGCGCGACGAGACGCTGCAGCACTTGGTCGATGCGCTCAATGCTGCGGCGGGGGAGGATCGGTGGGCGGTGGTGTCGTCGCCAAGCGAGCTTGGCACTCGCGAAGACGCGATCCGCGTGGCGTTTATTTACCAGCCGGCGAAGGTGCGTCCGGTTGGGCAGTCGCGCATTTTCGACGACTCCACGTTCACCGGCATCGCCCGCCAGCCGCTCGCCCAGGAGTTCGCGCCTGCCGCCGGCGGTGACCACATTGTTGCGGTGGTGAATCATTTCAAGTCCAAGGGCACAGTCTCGCGTAATGACGACGCCACCGCCGACGGCCAAGGCAACAACGCCCGACTCCGCGCAGACATGTCGCGGACGCTGCTGGAACACCTCGACATGCAAGACGACTGGCACGGCCTACCCACGTTCCTCATTGGCGACTTCAACGCCTACTCCCAAGAAGACGCGATCGCCGTGCTCAACGACGCCGGCTACGCCACGATCCCGCAGGAACGCCCGTCGTATCAGTACGACAACAAGGTGGGCTCACTCGACCACGTGTTAGCCAACGATGCCGCGATGGACCTCGTGAAAGATTCCCTGGTGTGGGCGATCAACAGCGACGAACCGCTCATCGACGAGCCCGGGACCCCATTCCGGTCCTCCGATCACAATCCGGTGAAGGTGGGTTTCGACGCCACCAGCTCACAGTCGTTGTCGTACCTCCGCGCCGGGTGGATTGTGGGCGCGGTGTTGTTGATGGCACTGCTCGCAGCACTGGTTCTTCGTCCGAAACAGATTGAAAACAGTTTCCAATAG
- a CDS encoding metal ABC transporter solute-binding protein, Zn/Mn family, whose protein sequence is MQNRFQAKTLATLAAVTLAGTALTACSTESEDAAEGSGIIATTGVWADVAAAVTGEDVDAIITGDAVDPHHFEPSAKDLSRIKEAATVVANGGAYDAALYTVAEQDRIVHAIPLLDHAEHDHEHAHSDHLPESLDELEHAWFAPSKVREVADAVAQRTGGDAGVVDTRIAAIEEKLASVPHVHIGMTEPIAAGLVWGTELHDITPEEYVKASLNHQEPSAAAVSAFLNQIKQGDLDMLFVNPQSTNSATERLAAVAQMKNVPIVEIRETPPAGENFLDYFEKIVDQIVEIANNAEPSFHHH, encoded by the coding sequence ATGCAAAATCGTTTTCAGGCCAAGACCCTTGCCACGCTGGCTGCAGTCACTCTTGCAGGCACCGCGCTGACCGCATGCTCTACGGAGTCCGAAGACGCGGCCGAAGGTTCCGGCATCATCGCCACCACCGGGGTGTGGGCAGATGTTGCCGCCGCCGTGACCGGGGAGGACGTGGATGCGATCATCACCGGCGACGCTGTAGACCCGCACCACTTCGAGCCGTCCGCCAAGGACCTGTCTCGTATCAAAGAGGCAGCGACGGTCGTCGCTAATGGTGGCGCCTACGACGCGGCCTTGTACACCGTCGCGGAGCAGGACCGCATCGTGCACGCCATTCCGCTGCTCGACCACGCAGAGCACGATCACGAGCACGCCCACAGCGATCACCTGCCGGAGTCCCTCGACGAGTTGGAGCACGCCTGGTTCGCACCGTCAAAGGTCCGCGAGGTAGCCGATGCGGTGGCGCAGCGTACCGGTGGGGATGCTGGGGTCGTCGATACGCGAATTGCTGCAATCGAGGAGAAGCTCGCTTCCGTGCCGCACGTGCACATCGGCATGACCGAGCCGATCGCCGCCGGGCTTGTATGGGGCACTGAACTGCACGACATCACCCCGGAGGAGTACGTCAAGGCCAGCCTGAACCACCAGGAGCCGTCTGCGGCTGCGGTGTCGGCGTTTTTGAACCAGATCAAACAGGGCGATCTGGACATGCTGTTTGTGAACCCACAGAGCACCAACAGCGCCACCGAGCGGTTGGCCGCTGTCGCGCAGATGAAAAATGTCCCCATTGTTGAGATTCGGGAGACTCCCCCGGCAGGCGAGAACTTTCTCGACTACTTTGAGAAGATCGTGGACCAAATCGTGGAGATCGCCAACAACGCCGAGCCGAGCTTCCACCACCATTAG